ATGCTCAGAATAATTATAATTCTAAAGAGGTTTAGTTGAATACTTTATTAAAACAAAAAGCAAGAATCAGGTGGATCAAGGAGGGTGCAGCTAATACCAATTTCTTACATACTAGTTTGAAGATCAGACAAGCAAGGAATTTTATTTGTGCACTTGAGGATGGCAATGGCAACATTATATCTAATCAAGAGAAGATGGCTGAAGAATTAGTCAAATATTATGagcagaaatttcaatttcaacatgTTTCAATTGAAGATTCTTTACTTAGTGATATTCCAGaagtaatcactcaagaagaTCAAGAAATGCTTGATAAGCTCCCAGATGAAAAAGAAATTAAATCCATAATCTTTGACATGGATCCTGATAGTTCACCAGGACCAGATGGATTCTCGGGTTGTTTTTATAAAGCTTGTTGGCACATTATAAATAAAAAGGTAGTGCAAGCCATTCAATTTTGCTAGAGTAGAAGATTCATTCCTAAGGGCTTGAACTCTAATTTCTTGGTTTTACTACCTAAAACTGAAGGTGCTAAATCTCCAAATAAgttcagaccaattggtctaagcaATGTAAGTTTCAAAAATTTTACAAAGATTATCACTGCAAGGTTAAGTAATCTATTGGTAAAGTTAATCTCTCCACAACAAGCAGCATATGTGAAGGGTAGATGTATTCAAGAGCAAATAATGTTGGCTTCAGAATTAGTaaatgaaataaagaaaaaaagaaggggTGGAAATATTGGTCTTAAGCTTGATATATCTCAAGCATATGATTCAGTAAGCTGGGAGTTTCTTTTTCAAGTTTTGCAGAAATTTGGTTTTCTAGTTCTTGGTGTGATTGGTTGCATACTCTATTTAAATCGGCTAAACTCTCAGTTCTTGTTAATGGTGGCCCTTGTGGATTCTTCTCAGTGGATAGGGGCTTGAGGCAAGGAGACCCTCTATCACCCATTTTATTTGTCATAATGGAGGAGGTGTTAAGTAGAAATTTATCTGAAATGGTAAGTAAAAGAGTAATCATTCCCATGGTCACAAGAAATGGTACAAGTCCATCTCACCTTTTATTTGCAGATGATGTCTTCATCTTTCTACATGGAGCA
This portion of the Papaver somniferum cultivar HN1 chromosome 11, ASM357369v1, whole genome shotgun sequence genome encodes:
- the LOC113324775 gene encoding uncharacterized protein LOC113324775, producing the protein MAEELVKYYEQKFQFQHVSIEDSLLSDIPEVITQEDQEMLDKLPDEKEIKSIIFDMDPDSSPGPDGFSGCFYKACAKSPNKFRPIGLSNVSFKNFTKIITARLSNLLVKLISPQQAAYVKGRCIQEQIMLASELVNEIKKKRRGGNIGLKLDISQAYDSVSWEFLFQVLQKFGFLVLGVIGCILYLNRLNSQFLLMVALVDSSQWIGA